CACGGTCCTCCGCAACCCGCTGGGCCCTCACGCCCTGCACTCCGGTTGCCCGGCGGATCGCCGTACGGTGAAGATCGTTTGCGTGACGACTCCGCGCGGCGGGCGGCTGGAGGAGGCGCATCTTCCCCCTGAAGGAGCTTCGATGAGCAATATGAACACCCCCTCACCTGTGGGCCCCAAGACCCCGGAGGAGGCCGTGGAGATGGCTCGCCCCCACTACGGCTGGCGTCGGCCCGACGGCAGTGCCGGCGGGCTGATCGCCCGGGAATTCAGCCACGGGTACATCATCCTGCCGGACCAGTTCCCGCCTGCCGCCTCGCCCTCTCAGCCGGCGCCCGCGGTGGGATGCGCTGTCATCGACAAGGAGGACGGGAGGATCATGCACCTCCCGTACATGGGAGTGGAGGGAACTGCCCAGTTCTACCTGCAGCAGCGCGGACCACGGGGCTGACGAAGCGGGTGGGGCTCGCCAGCGTGCCGCAAAGGAGATAGGAAGTTTGCTGAGGTCAATTGAGGCCTATCGGGGCGTGTCTCTCAGTTGCGAAATTTGCAGGGTTGGTCAGGGGGAACAGTGTATTTGTGGTGGAGCGCTTCGGAATATGCTTCAGCCAGTGGACAAGCTGATCTGACGTCTAGCGCTATGGGGATTAGCCGGTGAGGCGCCTGGCTCAGCATGCCGTCGTCGGGTCTGCTCTGTTGCTGGCATGCGTGGCATGTGCGTCAGGGGAGGGTGAAGGTAATCGTTCTGCCCTCCCCGCGTCGGATTCCGCTAGGCCTTCGCGGCTGTATCGGCTTCCAGCGGTCGGCCTGCCGGACGATCCGCTGTCCGAGCAGGACATCTCGCTGGAACCGGAGAAGCGGAGGGTGGTCGGGGAAGTCCGCAATGGGGACGACCGGATCATCGTTTACGTCGCGGGGCGGAAATGCGGTCTGGCGACGACTCGTGACGGCGACCAGAGGAATCTTTCCATTCACGTGCTCAGTGCTTGGCCGAAAGATGGTGCTCAAGGTGCTGAAGGCGTTCCCTATGGGCCCTACTCGGATACTTCGGCCAATGGAGCGGGTGGCACCTGGGCTTCTCTTTCCTGTGGGAAGGATGCGATGGTGGTGAAGTTCTTCTCTCCGAATCTCTCCAAGGCTTCGAAATGTCGGGGTTCGCTTGATGTCGTCAAGGCGACGAGCGCGGAGGGTTCTGTGTCCATTGTTGTAGGGGAGAGAGGGGTCAGAGAGAAGGTTAGGGCTGCTCTTCAGTCTCACTCGTGAGCCGTGAATTGTGAGTCGGGAAATGTGAGTCGTGGGTCCACTTGACGGACGTCGACTCGGGTTGCTTATCGTGGCTTGTCGGTTCGAGCGGCCTCGGTCATAGGGTGGTAGGGAAGCGCCGTCTTTCCTGGGAACCCATTGATGTCTGATCCGCTGCCTCGTTCGCTTGATCAACGGTTGGATGCCCTTGCGCGGCATCCGTTTCGTGCGAAGTTTCATCTGCGTGGTCGTGAGCGGGCCACCGCCGAGTTGAGCGGGCCGGCCACGATGCGGTGGCACGCTTACGACATCGTTGCCAAGCGGCTGGCACCGGCCGAGCCGTACAAGGACGGCAAGCAGACCCCCTACCGCGGCCACCCGGTCTTCGTCGCTCAGCACGCGACCGCGACGTGCTGCCGCGGTTGCCTCCAGCGCTGGCACCAGATCCCCAAGGGGCGGGAGCTGAACCGTGCGGAGCGTGCGTATGTGGTGGGCGTGATCTGCCGTTGGATCGAACGCGAGGTGGCGGGTGGGGGATCCTCGGGCGCGGGGCCTTCGGGGGAGGAGAGTCCTGGCGGTAATTCTTGAATCATTGCCTGACTCATTTCTGGCACATTCTTAGCGGTTAGCTCCTGGCGCCTTCCGGAGAGGGGGGGAAGTCTTTCTCGTCTGTCAGGGTCGGGAGGATTCTGGGCAGTTTGGCGATGGGGTTTTTCTTGTGCGGTAGAGTGGTGACGGGAATGGAATTGTGAATTTCGTCGGGATTCGGGAAAGGGGAGAGGTCGCCGTGGGCGCGCGTAGGGCTGGGATGGTGCGTGGGGCGCTGCGGGGGAATGTGGTGATACGGCGGGCCGAGGAGCGGGACGCGGGGCGGCTTACGCGGCTGGTGCGGAGATCCCGGGCTTATGAAGGGCGCTATTCCTCGATGGTTGAGGGGTATCGGGTGGGGCCGGATTACATCGTGGCGCATCGGGTTTTTGTCGCCGTGGAGGCGTTCCCCGGTGAGGAGGGCGGTGGCGAGCGGGTGGTGGGGTTCTATTCGCTGGTGGTGGAGCCGGCCGAGCTGGACTTGATGTTTGTGTCGGACCAGGCGCAGGGCTGCGGCATCGGACGTCGGCTGGTAGAGCACATGT
This portion of the Streptomyces sp. 2114.4 genome encodes:
- a CDS encoding GNAT family N-acetyltransferase; this encodes MVRGALRGNVVIRRAEERDAGRLTRLVRRSRAYEGRYSSMVEGYRVGPDYIVAHRVFVAVEAFPGEEGGGERVVGFYSLVVEPAELDLMFVSDQAQGCGIGRRLVEHMLGEARSAGIDKVRVVSHPPAEGFYRSVGARLVGTVPADPPAVRWDRPELEFVVGD
- a CDS encoding DUF4186 domain-containing protein translates to MSDPLPRSLDQRLDALARHPFRAKFHLRGRERATAELSGPATMRWHAYDIVAKRLAPAEPYKDGKQTPYRGHPVFVAQHATATCCRGCLQRWHQIPKGRELNRAERAYVVGVICRWIEREVAGGGSSGAGPSGEESPGGNS